The Lytechinus pictus isolate F3 Inbred chromosome 15, Lp3.0, whole genome shotgun sequence genome contains a region encoding:
- the LOC129277259 gene encoding negative elongation factor E-like isoform X1: MSLTYTLHTLIHSKQRTQSCDFHYSTVNIFKNMTYQMTRSPQNIIRFSEKKLIQQLRQSKSHPQTPTTPQPKAAKRPAETSQEDARELAKKVLAAQQSKLSRPENKEKGFKRSRNLERHRRDPDKPPSAAPSYKPFDDAKSGLRGPGERSSSPGVDSPKKGLYDSFVSSGTLDDEKRGFHQDSFGGRKRGHTIFVSAQEISQELCKQAFSKFGTMANLALEPERRRAFITFDTVEAADKACEEMNGNMVNGMTLRVNFARKQPALEAVQNNTNSPWTKIAGGITKTRPKDSREVVVYDNDDPFA; this comes from the exons ATGTCGCTAACATACACTTTGCACACATTGATACACAGTAAACAACGAACACAGTCATGCGATTTTCACTACTCGACGGTAAATATCTTCAAAAATATGACTTACCAAATGACGAGAAGTCCgcaaaatatcatcagattttccGAG aAAAAGCTGATTCAGCAACTAAGACAGAGCAAATCACATCCTCAAACCCCAACAACTCCTCAACCGAAAGCTGCAAAAAGAC CTGCTGAAACAAGTCAAGAAGATGCAAGAGAACTTGCAAAGAAGGTTCTAGCTGCTCAG CAATCCAAGTTGTCCAGGcctgaaaacaaagagaaaggtTTCAAGAGGTCCCGCAACTTAGAAAGACATCGTCGAGATCCTGACAAGCCTCCCAGTGCTGCACCTTCTTATAAACCATTTGATGATGCTAAATCTGGTCTGCGGGGTCCCGGAGAGCGGTCCTCATCACCAGGCGTCGACTCTCCTAAGAAGGGTCTCTATGACAG CTTTGTGAGTAGCGGAACTCTTGATGATGAGAAACGTGGATTCC ATCAAGACTCTTTTGGTGGTAGAAAGCGAGGACACACAATCTTTGTCTCGGCACAAGAAATCAGTCAGGAACTGTGTAAGCAAGCCTTCAGCAAGTTTGGTACAATGGCAAACCTGGCCTTGGAACCAGAAAGAAG GCGTGCCTTCATCACATTTGACACCGTGGAAGCAGCAGACAAGGCCTGTGAAGAGATGAATGGAAACATGGTGAACGGGATGACCCTGAGGGTGAATTTTGCAAGGAAACAACCTGCTCTAGAGGCAGTCCAGAACAATACCAACTCACCTTGGACCAAGATAG CTGGCGGCATTACCAAGACCAGACCAAAGGATAGTAGAGAGGTGGttgtttatgataatgatgacccGTTCGCATAG
- the LOC135156885 gene encoding kelch-like protein 20, translating into MNTAMAGAQQVFETQPQQAKFVYISDRHPKDTLEMTNILRKQRELCDVVINVNDKKIYAHRIILSACSPYFRAMFTGELAESRQTEVAIRDIDERAMEALVDFAYTSTVTVEESNVQTLLPAACLLQLSEIQEACCEFLKRQLDPSNCLGIRAFADTHACRDLLRVADKFTQHKFLQVMESEEFMLLPVNQLMEIISSDELNVHSEEQVYNAIISWVKYNIPERRTHLAEVLQHVRLPLLNPKFLVGTVSSDLLIRSDEACRDLVDEAKNYLLLPQERPLMQGPRTRPRKPIRCGEVLFAVGGWCSGDAISSVERFDPQSGEWRMVAPMCKRRCGVGIAVLDDLLYAVGGHDGSSYLNSIERYDPQTNQWSSDVAPTSTCRTSVGVAVLDGYMYAVGGQDGVSCLNIVERYEPHANRWTRVASMSTRRLGVAVAVLGGFLYAVGGSDGTSPLNTVEKYDPRTNKWTPVAPMGTKRKHLGCAVYNDMLYAVGGRDEQTELSSAERYDPVTNTWKPIVAMNSRRSGVGLAVVNGRLMAVGGFDGTTYLKTVEVYDPDTKSWRMCGSMNYRRLGGGVGVVKLPQSESNVW; encoded by the exons ATGAACACAGCAATGGCAGGTGCTCAGCAGGTCTTCGAGACACAGCCCCAGCAGGCCAAGTTTGTCTACATATCAGATCGCCATCCCAAAGACACTCTTGAAATGACGAACATTCTTCGCAAGCAGCGAGAACTCTGTGATGTCGTCATCAATGTCAACGACAAAAAGATATACGCACACAGGATAATCCTGTCGGCCTGCAGCCCTTACTTCCGAGCCATGTTCACCGGGGAGCTTGCCGAGAGCCGACAGACCGAGGTGGCTATCAGGGATATCGATGAGCGTGCAATGGAAGCGTTGGTGGACTTTGCCTACACGTCCACAGTGACTGTCGAAGAGAGCAATGTACAGACTCTGCTTCCTGCGGCTTGTCTTCTTCAGCTGTCTGAAATCCAGGAAGCCTGTTGCGAGTTTCTTAAAAGGCAGCTTGACCCTTCAAACTGCCTTGGAATCAGGGCGTTCGCAGACACTCATGCATGCAGAGATTTGCTCAGAGTTGCTGACAAGTTCACCCAACATAAATTTTTGCAG gTCATGGAAAGTGAGGAGTTTATGCTTCTTCCAGTCAATCAACTCATGGAGATcatctcaagtgatgaattgaATGTACACAGTGAAGAACAGGTTTATAATGCAATCATCTCATGGGTTAAATACAACATTCCAGAAAGACGAACCCATTTAGCAGAG GTGTTACAACACGTGAGACTCCCTTTATTAAATCCCAAGTTCCTAGTAGGAACCGTTAGCTCTGATCTTCTGATTCGGAGTGATGAAGCCTGTAGGGACCTGGTCGACGAGGCCAAGAACTACTTGCTCCTACCCCAGGAGAGACCACTAATGCAAGGTCCAAGGACCAGGCCTAGAAAACCTATCAGATGTGGAGAAGTACTCTTCGCAG TTGGAGGGTGGTGCAGCGGTGATGCTATCTCCAGCGTGGAAAGGTTTGATCCTCAAAGCGGTGAATGGAGAATGGTGGCACCGATGTGTAAGAGACGCTGTGGGGTAGGCATCGCTGTCTTAGATGATCTACTTTATGCTGTCGGAGGTCACGACGGGTCATCGTATCTCAATAGTATAGAAAG ATATGACCCACAGACAAACCAATGGAGCAGTGATGTAGCGCCAACTAGCACTTGTAGGACGAGCGTGGGCGTGGCAGTCTTAGATGGTTACATGTATGCAGTCGGAGGTCAAGATGGTGTCTCGTGTCTAAATATTGTAGAAAG GTATGAACCCCATGCGAATCGATGGACAAGAGTAGCTTCAATGAGTACCAGGAGACTAGGTGTGGCTGTAGCTGTCCTTGGCGGCTTCCTCTATGCCGTAGGAGGATCAGATGGCACATCGCCTCTCAATACAG TTGAAAAGTACGATCCTCGAACCAACAAGTGGACCCCAGTGGCCCCCATGGGTACGAAGCGAAAGCACCTGGGATGCGCAGTCTACAATGATATGCTGTATGCCGTGGGCGGGAGAGACGAACAGACTGAGTTGAGCAGTGCGGAGAGATATGATCCTGTGACGAATACATGGAAGCCTATAGTGGCTATGAACTCGAGGAGGAGCGGG GTTGGTCTGGCGGTAGTGAACGGTAGGCTGATGGCTGTGGGCGGGTTTGACGGGACCACGTACCTCAAGACAGTCGAAGTCTACGACCCGGACACCAAGTCGTGGCGTATGTGCGGTAGCATGAACTATCGTCGATTAGGCGGCGGCGTCGGGGTCGTCAAACTTCCCCAATCGGAATCCAACGTATGGTAG